From a single Halococcus hamelinensis 100A6 genomic region:
- a CDS encoding DUF7269 family protein, translating to MNWRRLGVGVGVGCVLAGLAVVVAPSLAVGVTPSLLTLVGVVAGLAGAAAVYERATTDEQRIEPPTPERPLSVPTPGAELDRQLDALGSRGRRFGIGERRSVRDRLDELAVAVLVRDGESETTARERLAAGTWTDDPHAAAFFAEAHASDVPLEERLRAAFSGEPSPRRRARHAIDALARIADREHDR from the coding sequence GTGAACTGGCGACGTCTCGGCGTCGGGGTCGGCGTCGGCTGCGTTCTCGCGGGGCTGGCGGTCGTGGTCGCGCCCTCGCTCGCGGTCGGGGTGACACCGAGCTTGCTCACGCTCGTCGGGGTGGTCGCGGGGCTCGCGGGCGCGGCGGCGGTCTACGAACGCGCGACCACCGACGAGCAACGGATCGAACCGCCGACGCCCGAACGGCCGCTGTCCGTCCCGACGCCGGGTGCCGAACTCGACCGCCAGCTCGACGCGCTCGGCTCGCGGGGTCGGCGGTTCGGCATCGGCGAGCGTCGCTCGGTTCGCGACCGCCTCGACGAACTCGCGGTGGCGGTGCTGGTCCGCGACGGCGAGAGCGAGACGACGGCCCGCGAGCGCCTCGCCGCGGGGACCTGGACCGACGACCCCCACGCCGCAGCGTTCTTCGCCGAGGCACACGCGTCGGACGTCCCCCTCGAAGAGCGCCTCCGGGCGGCGTTCAGCGGCGAACCCAGCCCACGGCGACGGGCACGTCACGCCATCGACGCGCTCGCGCGGATCGCCGACCGGGAGCACGACCGATGA
- a CDS encoding DUF4129 domain-containing protein yields MNRSRLASVLVALLAVLALAVGAAVIDTPTATQGAGGGSGGGSGGFLGSGSGFSLGGSPSPETTSEFPTEFFQLLLVVVGVMALVLLVLLWNEFDLADLRRAAVGAVVLGALLAAGYLILQLFGSDGRRRGNGSGMGTGQPSFPGGGSGGVTDTALQPVSTELPLVAVAVGAVLIVGLAAVLRSEDEGEMDEADSTSTDASGMAGVGRAAGRAADRIENDATLENGVYRAWREMTDHLDVTRPESSTPGEFARAATEAGMNGRDVDELTDLFTRVRYGDERVTDERERRATSALRRIEETYAEEP; encoded by the coding sequence GTGAATCGGAGCAGGCTCGCCTCGGTGCTGGTCGCCCTCCTCGCGGTGCTCGCGCTCGCCGTCGGGGCCGCCGTCATCGACACCCCGACGGCCACCCAGGGAGCCGGCGGCGGGAGCGGCGGCGGCTCCGGCGGCTTCCTCGGCTCGGGCAGCGGCTTCAGTCTCGGGGGGTCGCCGTCGCCGGAGACGACCAGTGAGTTCCCGACCGAGTTCTTTCAGCTACTACTCGTCGTGGTCGGGGTGATGGCGCTCGTTCTCCTCGTTTTGCTCTGGAACGAGTTCGACCTCGCCGACCTCCGGCGGGCCGCGGTCGGCGCGGTCGTGCTCGGTGCCCTGCTCGCCGCGGGATATTTGATCCTCCAGCTGTTCGGCAGCGACGGCCGACGACGGGGGAACGGGAGCGGCATGGGCACGGGCCAGCCCTCGTTCCCGGGCGGCGGGTCGGGCGGGGTGACCGATACCGCTCTCCAGCCCGTCTCGACGGAGCTCCCGCTGGTGGCGGTCGCGGTGGGAGCGGTGCTGATCGTGGGTCTCGCGGCCGTCCTCCGGTCGGAGGACGAGGGGGAGATGGACGAAGCCGACTCGACGTCGACCGATGCATCGGGGATGGCGGGGGTCGGGCGGGCGGCGGGGCGGGCGGCCGACCGGATCGAGAACGACGCGACGCTCGAAAACGGGGTCTACCGCGCGTGGCGCGAGATGACCGACCACCTCGACGTGACGCGTCCCGAATCGAGCACGCCGGGCGAGTTCGCGCGCGCGGCGACCGAGGCCGGGATGAACGGGCGAGACGTCGACGAACTCACCGACCTGTTCACGCGGGTCCGGTACGGGGACGAGCGAGTGACCGACGAGCGCGAGCGGCGGGCGACGAGCGCGCTCAGACGCATCGAGGAGACCTACGCGGAGGAGCCGTGA